A genomic segment from Aspergillus puulaauensis MK2 DNA, chromosome 1, nearly complete sequence encodes:
- a CDS encoding uncharacterized protein (COG:S;~EggNog:ENOG410PRCF;~TransMembrane:6 (o12-32i44-64o101-121i133-153o193-215i227-252o)), translating to MAVYKINEEAFLAVMWICAGIQSLFVLTRFILRLKIDRRWVPEDILVLVAWILSLSNTCLWTVVHGQLYFAIKLSKGQIQLTQLPENIAWVMTRYLRSQLAGYYLSYFSLWCIKLSFIFFFQKLGNKYRLQRILWWSVLVLVILSLGGCLGMLDYACELTSFEHMTDHSLRLKRTVKAHTHLWRTRISGWRKVALVGISLLTVFIIIIALVRMLLGQSGTGIADPAWLIAWNAIEILVAIIVACLAAFWTLYTKSKQQKEHFKPNPFSYRSDNTSIEAPIMLQDFDATKDTTQSFGIHRVLDAPKGFRFQRREVL from the exons ATGGCTGTCTACAAGATAAACGAGGAGGCTTTCTTG GCTGTTATGTGGATTTGTGCTGGCATACAATCCTTGTTCGTCCTCACTAGATTCATCCTCCGGCTCAAGATTGACCGTCGCTGGGTGCCAGAAGACATACTGGTCTTGGTCGCTTGGATTCTCTCACTTTCAAACACCTGTCTTTGGACGGTCGTACATGGGCAGCTGTATTTTGCTATAAAGCTATCCAAGGGTCAAATCCAACTTACACAATTGCCAGAAAATATAGCCTGGGTGATGACTAGATACCTACGCTCCCAGCTGGCAGGCTACTATCTTTCATATTTTAGCCTGTGGTGCATCAAGCTCTCCTTCATATTCTTCTTTCAGAAGCTCGGAAATAAGTACAGGCTGCAGCGGATCCTCTGGTGGTCGGTCCTGGTGCTCGTGATACTCTCCCTGGGCGGCTGTCTCGGAATGTTGGATTACGCCTGTGAATTGACCTCGTTTGAACATATGACCG ACCACTCACTCCGATTGAAGCGAACTGTCAAAGCCCACACTCA TCTATGGAGAACACGGATATCCGGATGGCGGAAAGTCGCCTTGGTCGGAATCAGTCTTTTGACAGTGTTTATTATCATCATTGCCCTTGTACGCATGCTCCTGGGCCAATCTGGCACTGGCATAGCAGACCCGGCCTGGCTGATTGCCTGGAACGCTATTGAGATTCTTGTCG CCATCATTGTCGCCTGCCTTGCCGCCTTCTGGACACTGTATACTAAATCAAAACAGCAAAAGGAACATTTTAAACCAAACCCGTTCAGCTATAGGTCAGATAATACGTCCATAGAAGCGCCGATCATGCTGCAGGATTTTGATGCCACGAAGGACACTACGCAGTCATTCGGTATTCACCGGGTCCTGGATGCGCCGAAAGGCTTCCGGTTCCAGAGGAGGGAGGTTCTTTAA
- a CDS encoding uncharacterized protein (COG:S;~EggNog:ENOG410PRWZ;~InterPro:IPR003703,IPR029069,IPR042171;~PFAM:PF02551,PF13622;~go_function: GO:0047617 - acyl-CoA hydrolase activity [Evidence IEA];~go_process: GO:0006637 - acyl-CoA metabolic process [Evidence IEA]), with the protein MPAIAPSEPPSFVQALHLEQLPTAGERYMSTFPALSYDYAPGKPLSVNRSYGGHAFAQAIWAASLGIRESGLRIHEANGYWTLAGYANRPFIYEVKTLSITRSFALREVIARQPTTPSDECPFPKTDGDKELGPVAFALTCSFKQRESGPAYWLKFDADMYGDLLHENPSSYPQDVYFKGPNGVGSIRLADFPSIDIRTPDLQEHSDRNPGTSHRRLHVYRASEPLDLDPNLVAALHAYVSDRAGLSVLLHAFGATDLGISGSLSHKILFHVSPEEMAVNNRTWFTQEMSSSRGGEGRGAIDSRIWSPSGELVATTIQDALFRQPKAKLA; encoded by the coding sequence ATGCCAGCAATTGCCCCATCGGAGCCGCCGAGCTTCGTTCAGGCGCTGCACCTGGAGCAATTGCCCACTGCGGGCGAACGATACATGAGCACCTTCCCCGCGCTATCGTACGACTATGCGCCCGGGAAACCCCTGAGCGTCAATCGCTCCTACGGAGGACACGCTTTCGCACAGGCTATCTGGGCAGCCAGCTTGGGGATCCGAGAGTCCGGTCTTCGCATCCATGAAGCCAATGGCTACTGGACGCTGGCAGGCTACGCCAACCGGCCATTCATCTACGAAGTCAAAACACTATCAATAACGCGGTCGTTTGCTCTGCGCGAGGTGATTGCTCGCCAGCCAACGACCCCTTCGGATGAGTGCCCGTTCCCAAAAACAGACGGTGATAAGGAACTTGGTCCGGTCGCATTCGCCCTCACCTGCTCCTtcaagcaaagagaaagcGGACCAGCATACTGGCTGAAGTTTGATGCCGACATGTATGGCGATCTTCTACACGAAAATCCCAGTTCATACCCGCAGGATGTCTACTTCAAGGGACCCAACGGGGTCGGTTCAATCAGGCTCGCCGACTTTCCAAGTATTGACATCCGAACTCCCGATTTGCAGGAGCACAGCGACCGAAACCCAGGAACTTCCCACAGACGCTTACATGTGTATCGTGCTTCGGAGCCATTGGACCTCGATCCAAATCTAGTGGCAGCTCTCCACGCATACGTCTCTGATCGGGCGGGTTTGAGCGTCCTGCTGCATGCCTTTGGAGCCACTGACCTGGGCATCTCCGGCAGCCTCAGCCATAAAATCCTTTTTCATGTCAGTCCGGAAGAGATGGCTGTTAATAACAGGACGTGGTTCACCCAGGAGATGTCCAGCAGTCGTGGCGGAGAGGGACGAGGGGCTATCGACAGTCGCATCTGGAGTCCGTCGGGGGAGCTGGTGGCAACCACCATCCAGGACGCCCTCTTTCGTCAGCCCAAGGCGAAGCTGGCTTAA
- a CDS encoding uncharacterized protein (COG:S;~EggNog:ENOG410Q1IF) has protein sequence MDIHTRLADVRQMRINYQNLGLSDWSNIEPLFDKAINNPAEVTPEEKHKIAQWPSHEEMDAQCQKQFNRSIDDLLQAAATDRDPLNHPEARLIRQGFHGIDLLAYTEREAVARRRERFEKPLWDTYQKALASVLLPVELQAWNAVADSRWFNEKGASLQKQIHNPFVDSGPAPWVQRIIDQGDSKACGYAIYCSGLDRSEAWQNFQSYFDQRVSLVPSLGAGSDQIRSTKLTQFLNYEEPEDDLTFCDKSSETFETKAA, from the exons ATGGATATCCACACCAGACTAGCGGACGTCCGGCAAATGCGAATAAACTACCAAAATCTCGGACTGTCAGACTGGTCTAATATCGAGCCCCTCTTCGACaaagccatcaacaaccctgcTGAGGTTACCCCCGAAGAAAAACACAAAATCGCGCAATGGCCATCCCATGAGGAAATGGACGCGCAGTGCCAGAAGCAATTCAATCGCTCTATTGATGACTTACTTCAGGCCGCTGCCACGGATCGGGACCCTCTTAACCACCCCGAGGCCAGACTGATTCGTCAGGGATTCCACGGGATAGACCTGCTGGCCTACACGGAGCGTGAGGCCGTGGCCAGGAGACGCGAGCGTTTTGAGAAGCCACTGTGGGATACGTACCAGAAGGCCTTGGCCTCTGTCCTGTTGCCAGTGGAATTGCAGGCCTGgaatgctgttgctgattctAGGTGGTTCAATGAGAAAGGGGCAAGCCTGCAGAAGCAGATACATAACCCATTCGTCGACAGTGGTCCCGCGCCATGGGTTCAGAGAATTATCGACCAGGGAGATAGCAAGGCCTGCGGATATGCTATATATTGCTCGGGACTGGACAGAAGTGAAGCATGGCAGAACTTTCAAAGCTACTTCGACCAGAGGGTCTCCCTCGTTCCTTCTCTGGGTGCTGGGTCTGACCAAATCCGGAGTACCAAATTGACTCAGTTCCTCAATTACGAGGAACCAGAGGACGATCTAACTTTTTGCGACA AAAGTTCCGAGACCTTCGAGACAAAGGCCGCCTGA
- a CDS encoding RidA family protein (COG:J;~EggNog:ENOG410PR68;~InterPro:IPR006175,IPR035959;~PFAM:PF01042): MSHLEYFNYKGCGEHMREFLSYSQAVRIGDRIEIAGQGGWDPNTREVHADLSNEFKQAFSNVELALKDAGGKGWDQVYRVHIYVLDTSDVVVGLLPQNLRRWMPNNQPVLTCVGVKELALNGMTIEIEAYARDDHRQ; the protein is encoded by the exons ATGTCTCACCTCGAATATTTCAACTACAAAGGATGCGGCGAACACATGCGCGAGTTCCTGTCATACAGCCAGGCCGTGCGTATTGGCGATCGTATCGAGATCGCTGGCCAGG GCGGCTGGGACCCAAACACCCGCGAAGTTCATGCCGATTTGTCAAATGAATTCAAGCAAGCGTTTTCCAATGTCGAGCTGGCGCTCAAGGATGCGGGGGGCAAGGGTTGGGACCAGGTGTACCGAGTTCACATCTACGTTCTTGACACGAGCGACGTGGTTGTCGGGCTCCTGCCGCAGAACCTCCGCAGGTGGATGCCAAATAATCAGCCTGTCTTGACGTGTGTAGGAGTCAAGGAGCTAGCATTGAATGGGATGACGATTGAGATTGAGGCATATGCACGAGATGACCATCGTCAATAA
- a CDS encoding uncharacterized protein (COG:O;~EggNog:ENOG410PGAB;~InterPro:IPR017046,IPR036188,IPR002937;~PFAM:PF07156,PF13450,PF01593;~go_function: GO:0001735 - prenylcysteine oxidase activity [Evidence IEA];~go_function: GO:0016491 - oxidoreductase activity [Evidence IEA];~go_process: GO:0055114 - oxidation-reduction process [Evidence IEA]) yields the protein MMEDHRRYKKRGKQRSLYLVSIFCIIFLATRPILCRTLGSTNSKSNNLEYDSNIHEKCALGNPLPESFAGQERKPPAKVAIIGGGIAGLSTAYFLQNDERLGNSTQFAIFEREARLGGRIRTAKVYGTGSEVDTGGHTFDRDDDLISELAHTINVDTVKVRNLYQYEDHRFRIAEAPGALDRASLWDGQNLMINVADEPPLNWPSLRRILRQDGLKPRFWINLGRTLWKAATDEELRTSLDWAVYDNLQTYLEMIVWAAAWARPGPHEADLRHFADAHRISLKPQNFTMYGNGYLLSQLASHLGRDNSFSLKLGSTVTRIERHQDFNVYWTQDSDSGLEVTYSERFDYVIIAAPFFHSNIKIHPAPSAVPQEVEYQPLHVTHFISRTALDPQAFHLPLKTEVPSTIWNTEKSTGDDNSPAPPFISIVQESSPMCSGCVCSSEPIYRVISKENFSDSAVATLFSKNGKPRKEVTFPDQCCGKLKQFEGYAIGEEPAWEDEDEEVRWPGCVYNPDIRWIHREFWSKGMPVIQGNMPLGERVEQMELAPNLFYVSGFEGQEGASISASVRNARKASNLLTERYGHHHNAIESSHSIHCGFG from the exons ATGATGGAAGACCATCGCAGGTAtaaaaagagaggaaagcaACGCTCTTTGTATCTTGTTAGCATTttctgcatcatcttccttgCTACGCGACCGATACTTTGCAGGACCCTTGGTAGCACGAACTCAAAGTCGAACAATTTGGAGTATGATTCGAATATTCATGAAAAATGTGCTCTAGGCAACCCACTACCAGAATCATTTGCTGGACAAGAGAGAAAGCCACCCGCAAAAGTGGCCATCATCG GCGGAGGTATCGCCGGGCTATCTACTGCATATTTCCTGCAGAATGACGAAAGACTAGGGAATTCCACCCAATTCGCAATATTTGAACGAGAGGCTCGACTAGGCGGGCGGATACGTACTGCTAAGGTGTACGGGACTGGCTCAGAGGTTGACACCGGTGGACACACCTTCGACAGGGATGACGATTTGATAAGCGAACTTGCTCACACAATAAATGTTGATACCGTCAAGGTGAGAAACCTTTATCAGTATGAGGACCATAGATTCCGAATCGCAGAAGCACCTGGCGCGTTAGATCGGGCCAGTCTCTGGGACGGTCAAAACCTCATGATCAATGTGGCGGATGAGCCACCTCTCAACTGGCCTTCCTTGAGACGAATTTTGAGACAGGATGGCCTAAAGCCTCGCTTCTGGATAAACCTCGGCCGTACACTTTGGAAAGCAGCTACTGACGAGGAATTACGAACCTCCCTCGATTGGGCTGTGTATGACAACCTCCAGACATACCTAGAAATGATCGTGTGGGCAGCTGCATGGGCACGACCAGGACCACATGAAGCAGATCTAAGGCACTTCGCAGATGCACATAGGATCAGCTTGAAACCACAAAACTTCACCATGTATGGAAATGGGTATCTCCTATCGCAGCTAGCTAGTCATCTTGGCCGTGATAATTCCTTTTCGCTGAAGCTGGGATCTACCGTGACACGGATTGAGAGGCATCAAGATTTCAATGTCTATTGGACTCAGGATTCCGATTCGGGGCTGGAGGTTACATACTCTGAGAGATTTGACTATGTGATCATTGCGGCTCCTTTCTTTCACAGCAATATTAAAATACATCCCGCTCCATCCGCTGTTCCCCAAGAAGTCGAATATCAGCCTCTACACGTCACGCACTTCATTTCCCGAACTGCGTTGGATCCTCAAGCCTTCCATCTTCCGCTTAAAACCGAAGTTCCTTCGACGATCTGGAATACAGAGAAATCGACTGGAGATGATAATTCTCCCGCTCCTCCTTTTATTTCGATTGTCCAAGAGTCTAGTCCTATGTGTTCAGGCTGCGTATGTAGCTCAGAACCCATATATAGAGTCATTTCCAAAGAGAACTTCTCAGACTCTGCCGTTGCTACTTTATTCAGCAAGAATGGCAAGCCTCGAAAAGAAGTTACATTTCCAGATCAGTGTTGTGGGAAGCTAAAGCAATTTGAGGGGTACGCGATTGGCGAAGAACCAGCatgggaggacgaggacgaggaggtgcGTTGGCCAGGCTGTGTGTACAACCCAGATATTAGGTGGATCCATCGAGAGTTTTGGTCCAAGGGTATGCCTGTTATTCAGGGGAACATGCCATTGGGTGAAAGAGTTGAGCAGATGGAGTTGGCACCGAATTTGTTCTACGTTTCTGGATTCGAGGGTCAGGAGGGCGCCTCCATATCAGCAAGTGTTCGGAACGCGAGGAAAGCGAGTAACTTGTTGACTGAAAGGTACGGCCATCACCACAACGCTATTGAATCTTCCCACTCTATTCATTGCGGTTTTGGGTAA
- a CDS encoding putative cytochrome P450 (COG:Q;~EggNog:ENOG410PK4R;~InterPro:IPR001128,IPR036396;~PFAM:PF00067;~TransMembrane:2 (o18-37i314-333o);~go_function: GO:0005506 - iron ion binding [Evidence IEA];~go_function: GO:0016705 - oxidoreductase activity, acting on paired donors, with incorporation or reduction of molecular oxygen [Evidence IEA];~go_function: GO:0020037 - heme binding [Evidence IEA];~go_process: GO:0055114 - oxidation-reduction process [Evidence IEA]), which translates to MLTDILKSSFQNYTLDKVFWSFVEFWIAWQVSGWIWMRWNCPKGVYIGGTSPLYGSWLTSLEFVVDGAGIIADVYHRLGRNHSAFAIPALGEYQTLVTTETHIRELGRCTEHILSFNEAMDQRLRYKYTMFGFDDNGIDPHHSLVTRVLKVCLRTAVPTLQIELQSPIRMTMRKTISESLAAVGSPGWKQVNAVSLAREVTNRVNNHVLVGEDLAANPGFHKASLRYNQDVVIAMELCRHVPSLLVPVVATATMGWSGAMKQVAGYLTGSIEERLLEAADRKHVKKRCDGIQWVMDCSRTPAQQTVLRMVQQTIALMFASAHQIPMALIYAIYNLCIYPQYIEPLRREIEQVQRTKKFEEQFNHMPLMEGFLRESGRLNPLDALSIQRKALNPYSFSGNGPHLAAGSLVAVPQEALMRDSTLYAKANKFNGFRFVVFDEKNEQGETIPRACPKFTDVSWKYPYWGSEKRACPGRWYVSRVLKQILMNLIMDYDFKLAQDDSPASFIWTTAIVPHHRMTVLMREK; encoded by the exons ATGCTAACCGATATCCTTAAATCTTCCTTCCAAAATTACACGCTCGATAAGGTGTTCTGGTCTTTTGTCGAGTTCTGGATTGCATGGCAAGTATCTGGGTGGATATGGATGCGTTGGAATTGCCCG AAAGGAGTCTATATCGGTGGCACCTCACCACTTTACGGAAGCTGGCTTACCAGCCTTGAATTTGTCGTCGATGGCGCTGGTATCATTGCAGATGTCTACCACAGA CTTGGCAGGAACCACTCCGCATTTGCTATCCCAGCTTTGGGCGAGTATCAGACACTGGTCACGACGGAGACGCATATCAGAGAACTTGGAAGATGTACCGAGCATATCCTATCTTTCAATGAGGCCATGGACCAG AGACTAAGATACAAATATACTATGTTCGGGTTCGACGATAACGGGATCGACCCGCATCATAGCCTCGTTACGCGAGTTCTCAAGGTCTGTCTGCGAACCGCCGTCCCTACGCTGCAGATTGAATTGCAATCGCCGATACGTATGACAATGCGAAAGACGATTTCAGAGTCCCTGGCCGCGGTGGGATCGCCAGGCTGGAAGCAAGTCAACGCTGTATCTCTAGCCAGGGAGGTCACGAATCGCGTTAACAACCACGTCCTTGTGGGCGAAGATCTTGCTGCGAACCCCGGTTTCCACAAGGCCTCGCTCCGTTATAACCAGGATGTTGTTATTGCGATGGAGCTCTGCAGACATGTTCCGTCACTGCTTGTCCC GGTCGTGGCGACTGCGACGATGGGGTGGAGTGGCGCTATGAAACAGGTAGCTGGCTACCTGACCGGTTCGATTGAAGAGCGTCTCCTCGAAGCCGCTGATCGAAAGCATGTCAAGAAG CGGTGCGATGGTATCCAATGGGTCATGGACTGTTCGCGGACACCCGCGCAGCAGACGGTACTGAGAATGGTACAACAGACGATTGCCCTAATGTTTGCCTCAGCTCATCAGATACCAATG GCGCTTATCTATGCGATCTACAATCTGTGCATCTACCCCCAGTATATCGAGCCTCTCCGGAGGGAGATCGAACAGGTCCAACGGACGAAAAAATTTGAGGAACAATTCAACCACATGCCTTTGATGGAGGGCTTTCTCAGAGAGTCGGGTCGCTTGAATCCCCTTGATGCGTTGAGTATCCAGCGAAAGGCCCTGAACCCGTATTCATTCTCTGGAAATGGGCCACATCTTGCGGCTGGGAGCTTGGTTGCCGTTCCTCAGGAAGCCCTCATGAGAGATTCGACGCTCTATGCCAAAGCTAATAAGTTTAACGGTTTTCGATTTGTGGTTTTTGACGAGAAGAATGAGCAGGGGGAAACTATTCCAAGGGCTTGTCCGAAGTTCACCGATGTTAGTTGGAAATATCCCTACTGGGGATCCGAGAAGCGAGCCTG TCCCGGGCGATGGTATGTCTCGAGAGTCCTCAAGCAGATCCTAATGAACCTGATCATGGACTACGACTTCAAATTGGCTCAGGATGACAGCCCTGCCAGCTTTATTTGGACAACAGCAATTGTGCCTCACCATCGTATGACTGTTTTGATGAGAGAGAAATAG
- a CDS encoding wax synthase family protein (COG:S;~EggNog:ENOG410PHD3;~InterPro:IPR032805;~PFAM:PF13813;~SECRETED:SignalP(1-22);~TransMembrane:5 (n3-14c18/19o28-46i58-80o179-196i276-299o345-363i)) — protein sequence MLLHPVLLVVAMILTSSTVVSCSGADSLVIRSGALVLIASCTWQCITTSMEFMVRSPWASLVAGYSVTLLFHYIDIALLGKWSFEGQEFLKALASGLSLTVNSRFIGTPEQVKHVSLRSTAVSRGRFLGRSARFIFLSYLALDVMDSSADREVTAKYLSSANVPLLGRLHRSEVSAEEIVVRFFSVIGAAIGLVSVQGGCHRLFAFFSVLLGLSAPSDWPTLYGSISDAYTLRRLWSRLWHQLNTHKLNSISNYLLHDVLGVTRETKATPARYAKLVFAFGVSGLMHVLIDMSVGLSIYSSGALSFFGAQTLGIAIEDAILKAHCCCMGYNKSQSPPPSSVQRSIGYIWVCTYLVWTLPAYMFPIMSLEGNNSVVPLSVVGMLRRT from the exons ATGCTGCTACATCCCGTTCTACTCGTCGTGGCCATGATACTTACCAGCTCCACGGTAGTTAGCTGCTCTGGTGCAGACTCCCTGGTCATTCGATCTGGCGCGCTCGTCTTGATCGCTTCCTGCACCTGGCAATGTATCACAACATCCATGGAATTTATGGTCCGCAGCCCGTGGGCCAGTCTAGTTGCTGGCTATTCAGTGACACTCCTCTTCCACTACATCGATATTGCACTTCTCGGAAAATGGTCGTTTGAAGGACAGGAATTTCTCAAGGCACTCGCATCGGGTCTTTCATTGACCGTGAATTCGCGATTTATCGGCACGCCCGAGCAGGTGAAACATGTCTCATTGCGCTCGACTGCAGTATCGCGGGGACGTTTCCTCGGGCGGTCCGCGAGGTTTATATTCCTCAGCTACCTGGCTCTGGATGTGATGGACTCAAGTGCAGATCGCGAAGTAACAGCAAAATATCTTTCGAGCGCGAATGTTCCGCTCTTGGGGCGGCTTCATCGCAGTGAAGTTTCCGCCGAGGAGATTGTCGTGCGATTCTTTTCGGTCATCGGTGCAGCAATTGGGCTGGTCTCTGTTCAGGGGGGATGCCACCGATtattcgccttcttcagcgtGCTCTTGGGCCTGTCTGCGCCTTCAGACTGGCCAACATTATATGGTTCTATATCCGATGCCTATACTTTGCGAAGGCTCTGGAG CCGCCTTTGGCACCAGCTGAATACGCACAAGCTTAACTCCATCTCTAATTACCTCTTGCACGATGTCCTCGGCGTAACCCGGGAAACAAAGGCAACCCCTGCCAGATACGCAAAGCTAGTCTTTGCGTTTGGGGTATCGGGACTGATGCATGTACTGATTGATATGTCGGTCGGATTATCGATTTACAGCTCTGGCGCTCTGTCGTTCTTTGGCGCACAAACTCTTGGCATTGCCATTGAAGATGCCATTCTTAAGGCTCATTGCTGTTGTATGGGTTACAACAAGTCCCAATCGCCCCCTCCATCGTCGGTGCAGCGATCCATCGGCTATATATGGGTATGTACTTACCTCGTTTGGACGCTTCCAGCCTACATGTTTCCCATCATGTCCCTGGAGGGCAATAACTCTGTTGTGCCGTTAAGTGTGGTTGGTATGTTGCGTCGAACCTGA
- a CDS encoding MDR family MFS transporter (COG:G;~EggNog:ENOG410PUH9;~InterPro:IPR020846,IPR011701,IPR036259;~PFAM:PF07690;~TransMembrane:14 (i33-61o73-93i100-120o126-151i158-177o189-209i229-250o262-278i299-320o340-359i366-384o390-408i429-451o497-521i);~go_function: GO:0022857 - transmembrane transporter activity [Evidence IEA];~go_process: GO:0055085 - transmembrane transport [Evidence IEA]), producing the protein MATAKQCEPDCQAQIEEQKSGIDSGGVLPSWRLVFVIGSLCLGTFLVALDTTIISVAVPSIVTDFQAFDDVGWYGSAYLLTVTAFQPAFGSVYKTFNAKFTYLVSVLVFEGGSIMCAAAPSSVVFILGRAIAGIGAAGLYQGALGIVGLTVKLEKRPFYLGLVLSVFGIAACLGPPLGGILTENVTWRWCFWINLPIGGASFFLILTILKLQERFAGSKDSVVSRLKSLDMLGMILIMASVCCLILALHWGSSSLPWGSSRVIGLLVGAGLLLAAFLFSQWKLQDLATVPLRVLLERSIMMGALFSFFLEMSIYVTLYYIPFYFQSVQLVSPTTSGIRGIPLGVSQIAAVVITGLIVSWRGYYVPFMVIGQAVSIIGTGLLTRLQVGTSTALWATYLVTAGFGHGMGLQMPFTAVQVVLRDDDIPIGNVAIIVFFSQLGASVAIAVGQSILQTSLIHRIQLSDLSIPSQTVIAAGPTGLQTLTGPNNPKMLRTLQDAYAAALQAVMYFALATACAAVPFALGMEWLNVKVQSRTRAERGAEDEEGVGK; encoded by the exons ATGGCAACAGCTAAGCAGTGCGAGCCTGATTGCCAGGCGCAAATTGAGGAGCAAAAATCGGGCATTGACTCCGGCGGGGTTTTACCATCCTGGCGACTGGTATTCGTCATTGGGTCGCTTTGTCTGGGGACCTTTTTAGTTGCCCTTGATACTACGATCATCAGTGTGGCGGTGCCCAGTATCGTAACTGACTTCCAGGCCTTTGATGATGTAGGCTGGTATGGTTCCGCCTATCTACTCACGGTGACGGCGTTTCAGCCAGCATTTGGGAGTGTTTACAAGACCTTCAACGCAAAGTTCACCTACCTAGTCTCTGTTCTAGTTTTTGAGG GCGGGTCTATTATGTGCGCTGCTGCTCCCAGCTCGGTTGTTTTCATCCTTGGTCGCGCGATTGCAGGAATTGGAGCCGCAGGCCTGTATCAAGGAGCCTTGGGCATAGTCGGATTGACtgtgaagctggagaaaaGACCCTTCTACCTGGGACTCGTACTCAGTGTCTTTGGGATAGCGGCATGTCTGGGTCCTCCTTTGGGCGGGATTCTGACGGAGAACGTCACTTGGCGATGGTGCTTTTGGAT TAACCTTCCAATTGGGGGCGCATCCTTCTTCTTAATCCTTACCATTTTGAAGCTTCAAGAGAGATTTGCTGGCTCAAAGGATTCGGTAGTCTCTCGGCTCAAATCCCTCGACATGCTCGGCATGATCCTGATTATGGCCTCTGTGTGCTGTCTTATACTGGCACTGCACTGGGGTAGCAGCTCGCTACCGTGGGGCTCGTCGAGGGTAATAGGGCTGTTAGTCGGTGCCGGACTTTTGCTAGCCGCGTTTCTGTTCTCTCAGTGGAAGCTTCAAGATCTCGCCACTGTCCCACTGCGCGTTTTGCTAGAGCGGTCGATTATGATGGGTGcactgttttcttttttcttggaAATGAGTATATATGTA ACACTCTACTATATCCCCTTTTACTTCCAGTCCGTCCAGCTTGTGTCCCCAACCACAAGTGGAATTCGTGGAATCCCACTGGGTGTCTCCCAAATTGCCGCAGTCGTCATAACAGGTCTCATTGTCTCGTGGAGAGGGTATTAT GTTCCCTTCATGGTTATAGGACAGGCCGTATCAATCATTGGGACGGGTCTCCTCACGCGTCTACAGGTCGGAACCTCGACTGCACTCTGGGCTACGTATTTAGTGACTGCTGGATTTGGCCACGGAATGGGCCTTCAGATGCCGTTCACCGCTGTTCAGGTTGTTCTCAG GGACGATGACATCCCCATTGGAAACG TAGCCATCATTGTCTTCTTCTCTCAACTAGGAGC CTCGGTAGCAATAGCCGTCGGCCAAAGCATTCTCCAAACAAGCCTGATACACCGAATCCAGCTCTCCGATCTATCCATCCCCTCGCAAACAGTAATTGCCGCAGGACCTACAGGCCTGCAGACGCTAACGGGGCCAAATAACCCGAAAATGCTACGCACGTTACAAGATGCGTATGCGGCAGCTCTCCAGGCGGTTATGTATTTCGCACTCGCGACGGCTTGTGCGGCTGTACCGTTTGCTTTGGGGATGGAGTGGCTTAATGTCAAGGTTCAGAGTCGAACTCGGGCGGAAAGGGGggcggaagacgaggagggggtgggaaAGTAG